In Synergistota bacterium, one DNA window encodes the following:
- a CDS encoding LCP family protein, giving the protein MVMRSIFESKVIFIALALIGVIVGGGIRLYSFLNPDINAVKASLVQDETKPLNILFVGIDSVEGSHRADVIALITLDLNKRKIGVISIPRDTRVRIPNRGWTKINHAYAYGGISLLKDSIEEFLAIRINHYVSMDYQGFVRIIDLIGGVELYIEKDMRYTDKWAGFYINLKKGYQRLDGNKALQYVRFRNDPEGDIGRIKRQKRFIEAIVDKLKKEDILNKLPSIAIDAIRFVKTDLTPEQIIYLISFFKGFDLTSIKWEIVPGTPGSIDGVSYWLPDLEKLSLIRKKIILGEEDLISTQEEILTIEVLNGNGILGAATHVAKILEAYGYKVIKMGNAERLDYPVTKVIDNTGQNYAIAKKIVEILGYGISSSEKKESQASITVILGKDMKK; this is encoded by the coding sequence ATGGTGATGAGATCTATCTTTGAATCAAAGGTGATATTTATAGCTCTTGCCCTCATAGGAGTCATTGTTGGAGGAGGAATACGTCTTTATAGTTTCCTTAATCCCGATATTAATGCAGTAAAGGCTTCTCTTGTTCAAGACGAAACCAAACCTTTAAACATACTTTTTGTCGGGATAGATAGCGTTGAAGGTTCTCATAGAGCAGATGTTATAGCTTTAATAACTCTTGACTTAAATAAAAGAAAAATAGGAGTAATATCTATACCGAGAGATACAAGAGTTCGCATTCCAAACAGAGGATGGACAAAGATAAATCATGCCTATGCTTACGGAGGTATTAGTCTTTTAAAGGATAGCATAGAAGAGTTCCTAGCTATTAGGATAAACCATTACGTAAGTATGGACTACCAAGGTTTTGTTCGTATTATCGATCTCATAGGAGGGGTTGAGTTATATATAGAGAAAGACATGAGATACACTGACAAGTGGGCAGGGTTTTATATAAACCTTAAAAAAGGATATCAGAGACTTGATGGGAACAAAGCCTTACAATACGTCAGATTCAGAAACGATCCAGAAGGAGACATAGGGAGGATTAAAAGACAGAAAAGGTTTATAGAAGCTATAGTCGATAAGCTTAAAAAAGAAGATATACTAAACAAACTTCCTTCAATAGCTATAGATGCTATAAGATTTGTTAAAACTGACCTAACTCCTGAACAAATTATATACTTAATATCCTTCTTCAAGGGGTTCGATTTAACATCTATAAAATGGGAAATAGTTCCTGGAACCCCGGGATCTATTGATGGAGTTTCTTACTGGTTGCCAGACTTAGAAAAACTAAGTTTAATTAGGAAAAAAATTATACTTGGAGAAGAAGATTTAATTAGTACACAAGAAGAAATTCTAACTATAGAAGTACTTAACGGAAATGGGATATTAGGTGCAGCTACTCATGTAGCTAAAATTCTAGAAGCTTATGGATATAAGGTTATAAAGATGGGCAACGCTGAAAGACTTGATTATCCTGTAACAAAGGTCATAGATAACACTGGTCAGAATTACGCTATTGCTAAAAAGATAGTCGAGATATTAGGTTATGGAATTTCATCGAGTGAGAAAAAGGAGTCGCAGGCTTCAATAACAGTAATATTAGGAAAGGATATGAAAAAATGA
- the rsfS gene encoding ribosome silencing factor, with translation MKAPTREILKKVVSILEKHKGEDIIILDLSDLNYITDFFVICTGRSETHLEALAEELEFELKRDGIFAWGVEGKKGGRWTLLDYGNVVVHIFTPEGRLFFDLERIWNQARKLDLQQL, from the coding sequence ATGAAGGCACCTACAAGAGAAATTCTTAAAAAAGTCGTTAGCATTTTAGAAAAACACAAGGGAGAGGATATTATAATTCTTGACCTTAGTGATCTAAATTACATTACAGACTTTTTCGTAATATGTACAGGACGCTCAGAAACTCATCTTGAAGCTCTCGCAGAAGAGTTAGAATTTGAACTTAAAAGAGATGGAATTTTTGCCTGGGGAGTAGAAGGGAAAAAAGGAGGAAGATGGACTTTACTCGACTATGGAAATGTTGTTGTCCACATATTTACACCGGAAGGAAGATTATTTTTCGATCTCGAAAGAATTTGGAATCAGGCTAGAAAACTTGACCTCCAACAACTTTAG